A stretch of Homalodisca vitripennis isolate AUS2020 unplaced genomic scaffold, UT_GWSS_2.1 ScUCBcl_2345;HRSCAF=7006, whole genome shotgun sequence DNA encodes these proteins:
- the LOC124371967 gene encoding uncharacterized protein LOC124371967, translating into MAGIKLFLNGGKQLFILEIYRPPRGSLEESLIIISRVLETFPTNNNPICIVGDLNVDSLNKKKENENNALRDLLATYIIHRVNLPPTRITNVSRSSIDVVCSNLSPAMLKVKVVHEHIADHAGQLCALSIPAKAKIQPTATYIQLNNQNLSRLRNLLAEEDWNNIFQTMDVEKAYSALMVTTTSALDATCPYKTSRSKKTGVKLFLYTPEVLRLRTEFIEAQERSNSTGRADDRLEAAQKKKTYDLKLKTIRREASEELISRSSNKSKAVWSVVNAERRACEDVNNTTWQLRISNDIVTDPVEVANSFNEYFTTIAGDILRAGNVQKSTQVAGCNHHLVNELTAFSLETTDEVRGIIRALKQKTSTGVDDVLFQTSESTVKRKLCLPLTSVVNKSLEQATFPSLMKVAKVYPLHKKGKRDGISNFRPISLVPTFSKRLEKVVLTRIVRHLNSNNIIPEAQHGFMPGRSTITAVASIVEHILDNLEAGRTVGGAFLDLSKAFDCLDHGLILAKLGAVGVVGAAQEWFRTYLFGRRQLVEIRQNHQR; encoded by the coding sequence ATGGCAGGCATAAAACTGTTCCTAAATGGAGGAAAACAACTGTTCATACTTGAGATTTATCGGCCTCCAAGAGGCTCCCTCGAAGAGTCGCTTATAATCATTTCTAGAGTCCTGGAAACTTTTCCAACAAACAACAACCCGATATGTATAGTTGGTGATCTCAATGTGGACAGCctaaacaaaaagaaagaaaatgaaaacaatgcTCTTAGGGACCTTCTGGCCACCTATATTATTCATAGAGTGAATCTCCCGCCTACAAGAATTACTAATGTCTCAAGATCCTCCATAGACGTGGTGTGCAGTAATCTTAGCCCTGCGATGCTAAAAGTGAAAGTAGTGCATGAACACATTGCCGACCATGCTGGACAGCTCTGCGCCCTAAGCATCCCCGCAAAAGCGAAAATCCAACCTACTGCCacttatattcaattaaataatcaaaacctATCACGGCTCAGAAATCTTTTAGCGGAGGAAGACTGGAACAACATTTTTCAGACAATGGATGTGGAGAAGGCTTATTCAGCACTTATGGTGACGACCACATCGGCACTTGACGCTACATGCCCATATAAAACATCAAGGTCCAAAAAAACTGGCGTAAAGCTATTTCTATACACCCCAGAAGTTCTTAGGCTAAGAACCGAGTTCATCGAAGCTCAAGAAAGAAGTAACTCAACTGGAAGAGCGGACGACAGGCTTGAAGCGGCACAGAAGAAAAAAACTTATGACCTCAAGTTGAAAACCATCAGACGGGAGGCTAGTGAGGAGCTAATCTCGCGGTCCTCCAACAAAAGCAAAGCGGTGTGGAGCGTCGTTAACGCTGAAAGAAGAGCTTGCGAGGATGTAAATAATACAACGTGGCAACTTAGGATCTCAAACGACATCGTAACAGATCCCGTTGAGGTTGCTAATAGCTTCAATGAATACTTCACTACCATTGCTGGAGATATTTTGCGGGCAGGTAATGTACAAAAAAGCACTCAGGTCGCTGGTTGTAATCACCATCTGGTAAATGAATTGACCGCTTTTTCATTGGAAACCACTGATGAGGTGCGAGGTATTATAAGGGCACTAAAACAAAAAACCTCAACAGGTGTCGATGACGTCCTCTTCCAGACTTCTGAAAGTACTGTGAAGAGGAAACTCTGCCTGCCTCTAACTAGTGTTGTGAATAAGTCACTGGAGCAGGCAACTTTTCCCTCCCTGATGAAGGTAGCAAAGGTTTATCCTCTCCACAAGAAAGGCAAGAGAGACGGCATTAGCAACTTTAGGCCGATATCTTTGGTCCCAACTTTCTCCAAAAGACTGGAAAAGGTAGTTTTGACCCGTATTGTGAGACATCTCAACTCCAACAACATCATTCCAGAGGCACAGCATGGTTTCATGCCGGGCAGGTCAACCATAACTGCAGTAGCGTCAATTGTGGAACACATATTGGACAACTTGGAGGCTGGGAGAACAGTCGGTGGAGCCTTCTTAGACCttagcaaggccttcgactgttTGGATCACGGGCTGATTCTGGCCAAGCTTGGTGCCGTTGGTGTTGTGGGCGCAGCACAGGAGTGGTTTAGGACCTACCTCTTTGGAAGAAGGCAGCTGGTTGAGATCAGGCAAAACCATCAAAGGTAG